Proteins encoded together in one Quercus lobata isolate SW786 chromosome 3, ValleyOak3.0 Primary Assembly, whole genome shotgun sequence window:
- the LOC115981128 gene encoding alpha-galactosidase-like yields the protein MVSCFRVSSKNLSDVKLEHASFPPRGWNSYDSFSWTISEEEFLQNAQIISERLLSSGYEYVVVDYLWYRRKVEGANPDSLGFDVIDEWGRMVPDPDRWPSSRDGKGFTEVAKKVHDMGLKFGIHVMRGISTQAVNANTLILDTKTGEAFEEGRKKWTAQDIGIKERPCSWMPHGFMSVNTTSRAGAAFLRSLYTQYAEWGVDLVKLDCVFGADLDMDEIGTVSEILKQLDQPILYSLSPGTGVTPKLAKAVSGFANMYRITADDWDSWGDVASHFDVSRDLAAANLIGADGLLGKSWPDLDMLPLGWLTDPAANEGPHRASNLTADEQRTQITLWSMAKSPLMFGGDVRNLDNATYDLITNAVLLEINSFSSGNMEFPYITNGTRSWIATGRNGEIYLAFFNVNTVQTVITAMTSDLAKVLPSKNLNSCKCHELWSGKDFGVLNQSLSTAVEGHGCALFILNCS from the exons ATGGTGTCATGTTTCAGGGTATCGTCCAAAAATCTATCTGATGTGAAATTAGAACATGCGAGCTTTCCACCTAGAGGTTGGAACTCCTATGATTCCTTTAGTTGGACCATTTCTGAAGAAGAGTTCTTGCAAAATGCTCAAATCATATCTGAGCGTCTACTCTCTAGTGGATATGAG TATGTTGTGGTGGATTATCTATGGTATCGGAGAAAGGTGGAAGGTGCTAACCCTGACTCTCTAGGATTTGATGTAATTGACGAATGGGGGAGGATGGTCCCTGACCCAGATAGGTGGCCTTCCTCTAGAGATGGAAAAGGGTTCACTGAAGTAGCCAAGAAAGTGCATGACATGGGTTTGAAGTTTGGGATTCATGTTATGAGAGGAATAAGTACACAAGCAGTGAACGCAAACACCCTCATATTGGACACAAAAACG gGAGAGGCTTTTGAAGAGGGTCGCAAAAAGTGGACTGCACAAGATATAGGGATTAAGGAAAGGCCTTGTTCATGGATGCCACATGGTTTCATGAGTGTAAATACCACGTCGAGAGCAGGAGCTGCCTTCTTGAGGTCACTCTATACACAGTATGCTGAGTGGGGTGTTGATTTGG TGAAACTTGATTGTGTATTTGGTGCTGACTTGGATATGGATGAAATAGGCACAGTGTCAGAG ATTTTGAAGCAACTTGACCAACCCATATTGTATTCGCTGTCTCCTGGAACTGGTGTGACCCCAAAACTGGCAAAGGCTGTGAGTGGATTTGCGAACATGTATCGAATAACTGCGGATGATTGGGATTCATGGGGAGATGTTGCATCTCATTTCGATGTTTCAAG ggACTTAGCTGCAGCTAATCTGATAGGAGCTGATGGCTTGCTGGGCAAGTCATGGCCTGACTTGGATATGCTACCACTAGGATGGCTTACCGATCCag cTGCAAATGAAGGTCCACACAGAGCATCTAACCTTACTGCAGATGAGCAAAGAACTCAG ATTACATTGTGGTCTATGGCTAAGTCTCCTCTCATGTTTGGAGGAGATGTGAGAAACCTTGACAACGCCACATACGACCTCATAACAAATGCTGTTTTGTTGGAGATAAATTCCTTTAGCTCAGGCAACATGGAG TTTCCTTATATTACTAATGGAACTCGTTCTTGGATTGCAACTGGAAGAAATG GAGAAATATATCTTGCATTTTTCAATGTAAACACTGTTCAGACAGTAATAACTGCAATGACATCCGACCTGGCTAAGGTACTTCCTAGTAAAAACTTGAATTCCTGTAAGTGCCATGAACTATGGAGTGGAAAAGACTTTGGGGTATTAAATCAGTCTCTATCAACGGCGGTAGAAGGCCATGGATGTGCACTATTTATCCTGAACTGTAGTTAG
- the LOC115981129 gene encoding alpha-galactosidase-like, giving the protein MKLYVEAQYASSPPRGWNSYDSFSWTISEKEFLDSAQFISDRLLSSGYEYVVVDYLWYRRKVEGADADSSGFDVIDEWGRMVPDPDRWPSSVNGNGFTEVANKVHSMGLKFGIHVMSGISTQAVNANTLILESKSSGEAFEEGRKKWTAQDIGIKERPCSWMPHGFMARAGAAFLRSLYTQYAEWGVDLVKHDCVFGGDLDIDEISVVSEVLKQLDHPILYSLSPGTRATPAMAKDVSGLVNMYRITGDDWDSWENLVPHFDVSRDFAAANMIGATGLKGKSWPDLDMLPLGWLTDPESNEGPHRTTNLTPDEQKSQVTLWSMAKSPLMFGGDVRNLDNATYDLITNEIVLEINSFSSNNMEFPYVTNGARSWIATGRDGEVYLAFFNVNTDQTEITAMTSDMAKGHWALKPIIYVYNGPKAQATDRRCSRRESSRDSCAWYASIFGYWYVRYTFTLYVSYVYRTGDSLPRSLSREEQEELVRSKKKVKDVSHVGFQGGQEVGTELPSSGQGAWSGSAFFNDKLVGEIPGAFSQAFCFGDSMDEEVISDEVVETIREGLVAVRFPRELKR; this is encoded by the exons ATGAA GCTATATGTGGAAGCACAATATGCGAGCTCCCCACCTAGAGGTTGGAACTCCTATGATTCCTTTAGCTGGACCATTTCTGAAAAAGAGTTCTTGGATAGTGCTCAATTCATATCTGATCGTCTACTTTCTAGTGGATATGAG TATGTTGTGGTGGATTATCTATGGTATCGGAGAAAGGTGGAGGGTGCTGACGCTGATTCTTCAGGATTTGATGTAATTGACGAATGGGGGAGGATGGTCCCTGACCCAGATAGGTGGCCTTCCTCTGTAAATGGAAATGGGTTTACTGAAGTAGCCAATAAGGTGCATAGCATGGGTTTGAAGTTTGGGATTCATGTTATGAGTGGAATAAGTACACAAGCAGTGAACGCAAACACCCTCATAttggagtccaaatcttct gGAGAGGCTTTTGAAGAGGGTCGCAAAAAGTGGACTGCACAAGATATAGGGATTAAGGAAAGGCCATGTTCATGGATGCCACATGGTTTCATGGCGAGAGCAGGAGCTGCCTTCTTGAGGTCACTTTATACACAGTATGCTGAGTGGGGTGTTGATTTGG TGAAACATGACTGTGTGTTTGGTGGTGACTTGGATATAGATGAAATAAGCGTTGTGTCAGAG GTTTTGAAGCAACTTGACCACCCCATATTGTATTCTTTGTCTCCTGGAACCCGTGCAACCCCAGCAATGGCCAAGGATGTGAGTGGATTAGTGAACATGTACAGGATAACTGGGGATGATTGGGATTCATGGGAAAATCTTGTGCCACATTTCGATGTTTCAAG ggaTTTTGCTGCAGCTAATATGATAGGAGCTACAGGTTTGAAGGGGAAGTCATGGCCTGACTTGGATATGCTACCACTAGGATGGCTGACTGATCCAG aGTCAAATGAAGGTCCACACAGAACAACTAACCTTACTCCAGATGAGCAAAAATCTCAg GTGACTTTGTGGTCTATGGCTAAGTCTCCTCTCATGTTTGGAGGAGATGTGAGAAACCTTGACAACGCCACATACGACCTCATAACAAATGAGATTGTGTTGGAGATAAATTCCTTTAGCTCAAACAACATGGAG TTTCCTTATGTTACTAATGGAGCTCGTTCTTGGATTGCAACTGGAAGAGATG GAGAAGTATATCTTGCATTTTTCAATGTAAACACTGATCAGACAGAAATAACTGCAATGACATCCGACATGGCTAAG GGGCATTGGGCCCTGAAGCccattatttatgtatataatgGACCTAAGGCCCAAGCCACGGACCGAAGATGTTCGAGGAGG GAATCTAGTCGTGATAGTTGTGCATGGTATGCTAGCATTTTTGGTTACTGGTATGTTCGTTACACATTTACATTGTATGTTAGTTACGTGTATAGAACGGGTGACTCTCTTCCACGCTCTCTCTCACGGGAAGAACAAGAGGAATTGGTTCGGAGTAAAAAGAAGGTGAAAGATGTGAGTCATGTGGGATTTCAAGGTGGGCAAGAAGTAGGTACTGAACTACCAAGCAGTGGTCAAGGGGCTTGGAGTGGCTCAGCCTTTTTTAACGATAAGCTGGTTGGTGAAATACCAGGTGCATTCTCGCAAGCCTTCTGTTTTGGTGATAGTATGGATGAAGAAGTCATCTCGGATGAGGTGGTAGAGACTATTCGTGAAGGGCTAGTTGCTGTTAGATTCCCTCGAGAGCTCAAACGATAG